The DNA region TGGCTGGGGCTGTGCTCTCTCCCTGAGGCAGCCCAGTCCTGGATTCTGCAGTCTCTGAGCTGGGGCTATCGGCTCTAAGGATAGGGCTAATGGACGTAAGCCTCCTCCAAGTGGACGTAAGCCACACACCACGCCTCCCAGGACTGCCgctgccagagcccctgtccctgtgggaGGCCACTACTGACctgtgcctctgcaggagaccctcaaacactcacaggcagggctggctcagtctcttgtgggggtcactgctcctttccctgggtcctggtgtgggCAAATTTTGTTTGTACTCTCCAAGAGCCTCTGATTgagcccctcctaccatctcgcTGTGGTTTCTCCTTTGTccctggatgtggggtatcttttcttTGGTGGGTTCCAACATTCTGCTGTCAATAGTTCAGCcactagttgcaattttggtgttctCGCAGGAAAAGATGAGCTCACGTCTTCTACTCTGCCATTTGTATAATGTCAGACAGCTATAATCAGATCCGACTACTATAATAAACTACCATAAACTGCTTTATGTTAAAAATGacataaatgtatttctcacagctTTAGAGAAGAataagtccaaaatcaaggcacaggcagattcagtgtctggtgtgATCCCACTGtgactttctttggaaaaaaggGAGACGAAGGGAGAGATTCATCAGCTGAGTATAAAGcttaaacaacttttaaaatgatgaacTCTCCTTGCTGCTTTTCCTGTACAGGACTTATGTTTTCCTTGAGACACCCCTCGTGGAGAATGACCTCTGAGGCCGTCTCTGCTGCTCAGGGGAAGAACAGTTTCCATGCAGCTCTACAACTCTGCCAACCCCACTGCTGTTCTCTCATTTTTCCTTAAGCTTTGAATCGTATTTTCtttcatagtaaaaaaaaaaaaaaaaatttcaacgaGTAACTAACATATATTGAGCACTAAGTTCCAGCCACTCCACACAACCTGTGGGACTTTAGTTCCTcaatcaggggttgaaccaggcccttggcagtgagagtgcagagtcctaaccattggaccaccagggaattcccctagcTGTTTCTTAACATAGTTTAAGTCTATCaagtcttctttaaaaatatgatggtcaatattttttattgaagtagagttgatttacaatgttgtgttaatctctgctgtacagcaaagtgattcagttacatgcaTTCTTCTTTTAatactcttttcttttccattatgctttatcataggatactgaatatagttctctgtgctatacagtgggaccgtgttgtttatctgttctgtATATAATAACTTTCATCTACCAACCCCAGATTCACACTCCATTCCTCCCCCAAGCCCGTACCCCTTGACAActacaggtctgttctctgtgtccatgtgtctgttttgtaaataagttcattgtgtcatattttagattccacatataagtgatagcatgtgGTATCTGTCCTctatctgactgacttcacttagtatgatcatctctaggggcatccatgttgttgtaaatggcattattttgttcttttttatggctgagtagtagtccatcttggagaaggcaatggcaccccactccagtactctttgcctggagaatcccatggacagaggagcctggtgggctgctgtctatggggtcacacagagtcggacatgactgagatgacttagcagcagtagtccatctttatatatatatatatatatatatatatatatatatatttactttaataggaggctaattactttgcaatattgtattggtattgccatacattgacatgaatccaccatgattgtatgtgtgttccccatcctgaactcccctcccatccctctgggtcatcccagtgcaccagccccaagcatcttgtatcatgcatcaaacctggactggtgattcatttcacgtatgataatatacatgtttcagtgccattctcccaaatgatcctaccctttccctctcccacagagtccaaaagactgttctatacatctgtgtctcttttctgtctcgcatacagggttatcattaccatcttctaaattccatatatatgcactagtatactgtattggtgtttttctttctggctggcttacttcactctgtataatgggctccagtttcatccacctcattagaactgattcaaatgtattctttttaatgtctgagtaatactccattgtgtatatgtaccacagctttcttatccactcgtctgctgatggacatctaggttgcttccatgtcctggctattataaacagtgctgcaatgaacattggggtacatgtgtctctttcaattctggtttcctcggtgtgtatgcccagaagtgggattgctgggtcataaggcagttctatttccagtttttttaaggaatctccacactgttctccatagtggctgtactagtttgcatttgcaccaacagtgtaagagggttcccttttctccacaccctctccagcatttattgcttgtagacttttggatcgcagccattctgcctggcaagaaatggtacctcattgtggttttgatttgcatttctctgataatgagtgatgttgagcatcttttcatgtgtttgttagccatctgtatgtcttctttggagaactgtctgtttagttctttggcccattttttgattgggtcgtctatttttctggaattgagctgcaggagttgcttgcatatttttgagattagttgtttgtcagttgcttcatttgctattattttctcccattctgaaggctgtcttttcaccttgcttatagtttgctttgttgtgcagaagcttttaagtttaattaggtcccattgcttatttttgcttttatttccaatattctgggatgtgggtcatagaggatcctgctgtgatttatgtcagagagtgttttgcctatgttctcctctaggagttttatagtttctggtcttacatttagatctttaatccattttgagtttatttttgtgtatggtgttagaaagtgttctagtttcattcttttacaagtggttgaccagttttcccagcaccacttgttaaagagattatctttcctccattgtatattcttgcctcctttgtcaaagataaggtgttcttaggtgcgtggatttatctctgggctttctattttgttcctttgatctatatttctgtctttgtgccagtaccatactgtcttgatgactgtgactttgtagtagagcctgaagttggGCAGGTTGAttactccagttccattcttctttctcaagattgctttggctatttgaggtgttttgtatttccatacaaattgtgaaattatttgttctagctctgtgaagaataccgttggtagcttgatagggattgcattgaatctatagattgctttgtgtaggatactcattttcacaatattgattttctgatccataaacatggtatatttctccatctattagtgtcctctttgatttttttcaccagtgttttatagttttctatatatagtggTCCATCTTATATATGACTCATCTAACTCAAAGAGGTAAGTTTGCTTCATTATCTTCCTTagagataagaaaattgaggcacaaagtaatttaaaaactctTCCAGAATTAGCCAGATAGAAGCAGAGCCTGAATTTGAACCCAAAGAGCCTAGTTACAGAAATCACACTTTTAATGAATATACCCTGTGTCCTGTAAAAAGTGTAAATACTGTAGTTCAACAATAAGTAACTCCTTCAAGTTATGAAAAAGAAACCCCACAATTTTCCTCAACATCTCTCAACTCTAATAGGGGTTGGAGGTTTTGGGGTTAAATTCAAGCAAGGTTCATGGCACCACATCCTCTgaagccacatgggaagcctggcCTGTCGGAGGCTGCAGTCTGGTCAGGAGACTTAGTCTGTCTCCTGCAATGACCCCTGCTGTGTTTTCTCTCCTAGCTGAGCCTACGGTGGCTGTGTCTCCTGTAAAGAGCCGGCCTCTACGGCACCACAACCTCCTGGTCTGCTCTGTGAATGGTTTCTACCCTGGCCACATTGAAGTCAAGTGGTTCCAGAATGGCCAGGAAGAGGAGACCGGGGTGGTCTCCACAGGCCTGATCCCTAATGGAGACTGGACCTTCCAGATCATGGTGATGCTTGAAATAGTTCCTCAGGGTGGAGAGGTCTACACCTGCCACGTGGAGCACCCCAGCCGGACGAGCCCTGTCACAGCAGAATGGAGTGAGGCGCTCCCTGATCTCATAAGTTTCTCAGCCACCACAGAGGGGGCCCACTTACCCCCAAGCGTCAGGTTTCTCCCCTCCCCGCACAGGTGTCCATGGGCTCCATGTTCTCGTCTCATTCAGCTGAGGTTGTTGGGGTTGCCGTGTGACATCCTGTGATGGAGCTCCTCCAATAGTTTGCAGATATCCCTGATGACTTCTGTAAATGCCTGGGCCCCCTGGGGAGCCAGTTCTGCCCAGCAAGCAGAGCCTCCTGTGACCTCCTGGGCACCAGTCCTCTGTGTCAAGTTGGGCTTGTGCTTCGGACACTCTTGCCCTGAGTTGTTCACTGTGATCTGAGAAGGGGCACACCCCCTCCAAGGACCTTCCTGACCTGAGGGAAgttcagtcccagctctgccttttATTAGCTCTGTCAGCCAAGACAGACTTCCCCACCTCATCCAGtcccaggctcctcatccatcaGATGTTGAAGATGTGTGGCCTTCTATCAGGGCTGGGATATTTAAATGATTCACTGCCTGAACCTTGTAGTAACTCAGCTTgaattttcatctcttttctaGGAATGGccaattatttcagttttttcagaGCAGGCTTCTTCCCCCCAATTTCAATTACAGAAGTTGGATTTGGGTTAAAAATCACTCAGAAACTGGCTTCTTTTCTCAGGGGCACAGGACGAATCTTCACAAGAAAAGCTGCTGAGTGGAATTGGGGCCTGTGTTCTGGGTCTGCTCTTCCTTGGGATGGGGCTGCTCTTCTACATCAGGAGGTAAGGGACCTGTTGGCAGCTGAGATGCCCCGCAGATTGTTTGGAGGAAGAAATATGGCTTTACTCAATGAAGTTCTCTGAATACAACCTTTGTCTAGTTGATCTTAACTTTCCTAGAAATCCAGAAAGTACCTATGGGTAAAATATAAGAGGTGATGGCCTGTAGAGATAAGAGAAGGGTTAGCATGCATGGAGATCTCAGATGGAAATCCTTGGGCAAATGCAAGAAGAGACACTAAGGCTGATGAAATGGTGCTGGATTTGTGTGATGGAAGCTTCCTAGGTCATATGCATTCCAGGGTCTGCTCCCCTGTCCACCCTGGTATTCAGTGATGCAAGCTGTGGTGTTGAGGAATCTCAGGGGGTGGTCAGGGGCTGAGACACTGTATCCTGAGAATgtgcctcctccctctcctttcctagGGGACACTGGGCTTCAGCCAAGGTAATGCCCTTTCGTCCCCTTTTAGAGAGAGATTTGGTCTCCTAGGAACAGTGGTGGAGATGACAAATGGGGCAACagacaaaatgagaaagactGAATTCTGATTAGGCAGTTTGCAGTAAAGCTTTGCACAGTtaataagagaacagacttgtgtttgccaagggggagggggtggagaagagagagattgggagtctgggattggCAGATGGATATTATATACAGGGTGGATAAAtaccaaggtcctactgtatagcacaggaaactcgaTATCCTGAGataaatcataaaggaaaagaactttttaaaaatgtatgtttgtggggttttctgtggtgctccagtggttaagaagccacctcctgatgcaggggacacaggttccatccggggttggggaactaagatcccacatgccacagggctaataagcctgcatgccacagctactgtgtccatgcgccctagagcctgcgctctgcaacaggagaaaccaccgcagtgagaagcccaccagccacaactagagaaagcccgcgcccCACAACAGAGATCCAGTGCGACCgtaaataaatggaaagtagCATTGAAATGTATATAGGTGTATAActgggtcactttgctgtacagcagacatgaaaacagcactgtaaatcaactatatttcaataaaattaaaaaataaagactgccaGCCCAGCAGCCACCAAAGGGGCATCTCTTCAATGAAaactctaaaaataataaaataagaggCCCATGGCCTGAGGTTGCTGTGGTTCAGGGAGGCTTAAGACTGATTTCCGCCTTCTTACTGCAGAGCTCTCAGGGGAGGCCCCCAGGAAGTGGGGAAGAAACAGCGTGAGGCGGTGGTATGGAAACAGCCCTCTCCTCCGTCCCCTGCAGGTCTCCTGAGCTGGAGCAGAGACCGTGACACTCAGACAAGAACCTTCAGTCCCAGCTTTTTTGCAGCTTGAAAAGGTTTCCTACTTCAGACCGTGGGCCTCTGACTGTATTACTTTCAGAGACTTTAATCAAAGAGATGCCCCTCTGGTGGCTGCTGGCCTGGCAgtctttatttgttaattttattgaaatatggttgatttgcagtgttgttttcatttctgctgtacagcgttCACGCCTCACGAGAGTACTTGCTCAGGGTCTAATTTGCTCTGGGTTGAATGACCCTGCAGAAAAAGTCCTGGGTGGCTTCTTCGGCCCCTACCCTGCACCCAGAAGTCCCCAGGATTGATCCCAGTACCTTATCTTCATTCTTTCCTGGTCCTCTTTGTTCTCTACCCCTGCTGCCTCCCTCCATACACatttctttatatgtattttttgaaaTACAAGAGAGTGGAATCTTTGTACAGGTTAGACAAGGCATGGTGTGTATTCATGAGAGCATAAGTCGGAAGTCAGTTTCAACTGCTCAGTGATCTCATTCCTCTAACTAAGTTCCTTTAAGGTTAGAGAGGAACAGAAATGGGCAAACAGGGAAGGAGCCAAAGGGCTACTTTCCAAAAGCAACAAATTTGAGTAAGGTGATACATAGAAGCAGAAAATTGCAACTCTGTAATCAGAACAGAGTTTTTAACACTTTCTCCTAGCATAAAGATTAAAGAggggaaaggcagaaaaatagCTATAGCTACTTCAACTTGGGAACAAACACAACACAAAAGGGGCTCTTTTGAGacaacaaaaaatacaaacaggGAAGGGAAAAGTACACAAGCCGAATAggtaaatgaagataaaatgctATCAGCAGGAAAAAAGACTATTTTATCTACGATacacttttttaatataaatttacttattttaattggaggctaattacttaacaatattgtattggttttgccatacatcaacatgaatccgccacaggtatacacgtgttccccatcctgaacgcccctccctcctccctccccgtaccatccctctgggtcatctcagtgcaccagccccaagcatccagtatcctgcatcgaacctggactacgATATGTTTTATATGAACTTCATGGTGGCCACAAAACATAAATCTGGAGCAGAgatatgaaacattaaaaaaaaaggaaaatgaagaagacaTACTACAAAGCCACCAAGTTAAAATGGCAGATAGAAACACAAGGAAAAAGGAAGCAATAGAGATCCGAAAACAAccagaagacaaaagagaaaataacagtaCTGTGTCCTCATCGATCAATAATCACCCTAAATGTAAATAAGTTGAATCAGCCAATCAAAACACACCACTGGTAACCACTTCTCTGTTCATTGTATCtaagcatttatttttgtttgatatgttttatttattttgttttgcttgtttttgcatTCCACATATTATGAGTAAAGTCATACAATATatatctttctctatctgacttattttacttggcATCATACcctcgaggtccatccatgtggttgcaaatggcaagatttcacctttttttatggctgatagtactccattgtataaatacatatatatatataccacataccACGTCTTGTTTTAATCCAATCATCTGTTggtgggcacttaggttgtttccatagtttggctattgcaaatattACTGTGATAAACATGAGGATGCATATAtcattttgagttagtgtttGCATAGTCTTTGGATAAGTACCCAGAAGTGGGAGGAGGCTGAAATGGATAAAGGGGATCAACTGCATGAAGGTGAATGGGAACTAAATTTCTGGCATGCTCTAGTGTacacaaaagtagaaataaaatattttaatgcaaaacTTATATAGTGTTATAAATtaatgttcatttcagttcagttgctcagtcatgtccgactctttgtgactctatggactgcagcatgccaggcttccctgtccatcacc from Ovis canadensis isolate MfBH-ARS-UI-01 breed Bighorn chromosome 20, ARS-UI_OviCan_v2, whole genome shotgun sequence includes:
- the LOC138425424 gene encoding DLA class II histocompatibility antigen, DR-1 beta chain-like isoform X3, whose protein sequence is MVCLWYPPGSWTVILPVILMVLSPLLAWAGNTRTLFMVQGKSECHFYNGTQQVRFLDRYIYNRDEQVRFDSLVGEYRARTEMGRPAAERWNRWPDALQRARAAVHDFCASNYEFFASRTVQRRAEPTVAVSPVKSRPLRHHNLLVCSVNGFYPGHIEVKWFQNGQEEETGVVSTGLIPNGDWTFQIMVMLEIVPQGGEVYTCHVEHPSRTSPVTAEWRAQDESSQEKLLSGIGACVLGLLFLGMGLLFYIRRSPELEQRP
- the LOC138425424 gene encoding DLA class II histocompatibility antigen, DR-1 beta chain-like isoform X1, which gives rise to MVCLWYPPGSWTVILPVILMVLSPLLAWAGNTRTLFMVQGKSECHFYNGTQQVRFLDRYIYNRDEQVRFDSLVGEYRARTEMGRPAAERWNRWPDALQRARAAVHDFCASNYEFFASRTVQRRAEPTVAVSPVKSRPLRHHNLLVCSVNGFYPGHIEVKWFQNGQEEETGVVSTGLIPNGDWTFQIMVMLEIVPQGGEVYTCHVEHPSRTSPVTAEWRAQDESSQEKLLSGIGACVLGLLFLGMGLLFYIRRALRGGPQEVGKKQREAVVWKQPSPPSPAGLLSWSRDRDTQTRTFSPSFFAA
- the LOC138425424 gene encoding DLA class II histocompatibility antigen, DR-1 beta chain-like isoform X2 produces the protein MVCLWYPPGSWTVILPVILMVLSPLLAWAGNTRTLFMVQGKSECHFYNGTQQVRFLDRYIYNRDEQVRFDSLVGEYRARTEMGRPAAERWNRWPDALQRARAAVHDFCASNYEFFASRTVQRRAEPTVAVSPVKSRPLRHHNLLVCSVNGFYPGHIEVKWFQNGQEEETGVVSTGLIPNGDWTFQIMVMLEIVPQGGEVYTCHVEHPSRTSPVTAEWSEALPDLISFSATTEGAHLPPSVRFLPSPHRCPWAPCSRLIQLRLLGLPCDIL